One window of the Acaryochloris sp. CCMEE 5410 genome contains the following:
- a CDS encoding ABA4-like family protein, whose protein sequence is MTISQWFTIANVFVLPFWALMIILPQWDWTRRMLTSYLPFVGLAIVYTSLFAVALTPESAKVLANPTLADIAQLFGQEQIAAAAWVHFLVMDLFVGRWIYWEGQRTGIWTSHSLVLCLLVGPIGLLSHIMTAAISERFSSAETVAAEE, encoded by the coding sequence ATGACGATCTCTCAGTGGTTTACGATTGCCAACGTGTTTGTGCTGCCCTTCTGGGCATTAATGATTATTTTGCCCCAATGGGATTGGACCCGTCGCATGCTCACGTCCTATTTGCCCTTTGTGGGCTTGGCCATTGTGTACACCTCCCTATTTGCTGTAGCGCTGACACCTGAGTCTGCCAAGGTCTTAGCGAATCCCACCCTTGCTGATATTGCTCAGTTGTTTGGTCAAGAGCAGATCGCAGCGGCAGCTTGGGTGCATTTTTTGGTGATGGATTTGTTTGTAGGACGCTGGATCTACTGGGAAGGTCAGCGCACAGGTATCTGGACCAGCCACTCCTTGGTGCTCTGTCTGTTAGTGGGTCCCATTGGTCTGCTGTCCCATATTATGACGGCGGCGATCTCGGAGCGTTTCTCATCTGCTGAGACAGTAGCGGCTGAGGAATAG
- a CDS encoding vitamin K epoxide reductase family protein, with protein MPRRRTKTSGLHRWSRPLIGALAVLGATNTGYLTATKLAGGEAACPTEGCDLVLSSPYATVLGQPLALFGLLAYIAMAIFALAPLAIGSDNKELRATAENTTWFLLFMGSTAMMFFSWYLMYIMYAKFVVPFGAGAICIYCIASATLATLMFLLTILGRSWEDVGQIVFTGIIVSVVTLVGTLGIYSHIDKPATANSDTEYKITSATGQVFFTITDSSGEAELELAKHLKQTDVKMFGAFWCQHCAAQKQLFGVQAISEMPYVECAPEGPSPQVDLCTAELGKASEKLRPIIGRDAGFPTWKIGDNYYSGQQSLIDLAEYSGYQGPKNFKNALQ; from the coding sequence ATGCCACGCCGTCGTACAAAGACTTCTGGGTTACATCGTTGGTCACGACCACTGATTGGAGCCCTTGCTGTTTTGGGGGCTACGAATACAGGATATTTGACGGCCACCAAACTGGCAGGTGGAGAAGCAGCCTGTCCTACAGAGGGATGCGATCTGGTTCTGTCTAGTCCCTATGCCACCGTCTTAGGTCAACCCCTAGCATTGTTTGGCCTGCTGGCTTATATTGCCATGGCTATTTTTGCCTTGGCCCCCCTGGCCATCGGTAGTGACAATAAAGAGTTGCGAGCAACCGCTGAGAACACCACCTGGTTCCTGTTATTTATGGGATCCACTGCCATGATGTTCTTCAGTTGGTACCTGATGTACATCATGTACGCTAAGTTTGTGGTGCCCTTTGGCGCTGGCGCTATTTGCATCTATTGCATTGCCTCAGCGACTCTGGCCACCTTGATGTTCCTCCTCACCATTCTGGGACGGTCATGGGAGGATGTCGGTCAGATTGTCTTTACAGGCATTATTGTTTCAGTGGTGACGTTAGTTGGCACTTTAGGTATCTACTCACATATCGATAAGCCTGCAACAGCCAATTCAGACACAGAGTACAAGATCACATCTGCAACGGGCCAGGTATTCTTTACCATCACCGATTCCTCTGGAGAAGCTGAGCTGGAGCTAGCTAAACATCTCAAACAAACGGATGTCAAAATGTTTGGTGCCTTTTGGTGTCAACATTGTGCAGCTCAGAAACAGCTGTTTGGGGTCCAAGCCATTTCTGAAATGCCTTATGTTGAATGTGCACCGGAAGGTCCTAGTCCACAAGTGGATTTATGTACAGCAGAATTAGGCAAAGCCAGCGAAAAACTACGACCTATCATTGGCCGAGATGCCGGATTCCCAACGTGGAAGATTGGCGATAACTACTATTCGGGTCAGCAATCTTTAATCGATTTAGCAGAATATTCCGGTTATCAGGGTCCCAAAAACTTCAAGAATGCACTGCAATAA
- a CDS encoding sulfite oxidase-like oxidoreductase: protein MGKYFRKPNMSEKQRVPPGQHLANRFPVLTYGETPHITPQDWQLKVWGLVKEQTFAWSDILALPQSNFTADFHCVTHWSKLDVSWAGFAVSELMQLLELQPGVTHVMQHCYGGYTTNLTLDDFLHEQTFFAHTLDGQPLPVDHGGPLRLVVPHLYAWKSGKWLNGLEFLDHEQLGFWEENGYHRRGEPWAEERYSSR from the coding sequence GTGGGTAAGTATTTTCGCAAACCCAACATGAGCGAAAAGCAGCGTGTTCCTCCAGGGCAGCATCTGGCGAATCGGTTTCCAGTGCTGACCTATGGTGAAACGCCGCACATTACCCCCCAAGATTGGCAATTGAAGGTTTGGGGCTTAGTTAAGGAACAAACCTTTGCCTGGTCTGATATCTTAGCCTTACCTCAATCGAATTTCACCGCTGATTTTCATTGTGTGACTCACTGGTCCAAGCTAGATGTAAGCTGGGCCGGTTTTGCTGTGTCTGAACTGATGCAGCTTCTCGAGCTGCAGCCAGGTGTTACCCATGTGATGCAGCATTGTTATGGGGGTTACACCACGAATCTCACCCTCGACGATTTCCTACATGAGCAAACCTTTTTTGCCCATACCTTAGATGGACAACCACTCCCCGTTGATCATGGTGGGCCTTTACGGTTGGTCGTGCCCCACCTCTATGCCTGGAAGAGTGGAAAGTGGCTGAACGGTTTAGAATTTTTGGATCACGAACAGCTCGGGTTTTGGGAAGAAAATGGCTATCATCGCCGAGGAGAGCCATGGGCAGAAGAACGCTACAGCAGTCGCTGA
- the rpmF gene encoding 50S ribosomal protein L32: MAVPKKKTSNSKRDSRRAHWNRKANLAAQRALSTGKSILTGRAKGFEYPTKDDDEDDDE, translated from the coding sequence ATGGCTGTCCCAAAGAAAAAGACATCCAATTCTAAGCGCGATTCTCGTCGAGCCCATTGGAACCGCAAAGCAAATTTAGCTGCTCAAAGAGCGCTGTCTACTGGCAAATCTATTCTCACAGGCCGAGCCAAAGGCTTTGAATATCCGACTAAGGATGACGACGAAGACGATGATGAGTAA
- a CDS encoding GGDEF domain-containing protein, whose protein sequence is MTRHSPQQAHDFLHQSSLGLAIVGIVLMTPFSINNFLQGRYLLGVGGLLINGIFAFNTWTITKRNYYSDTLTLWVLVPIVIFFLNLAFIQQGIIGVFWCYPSVIACYFMLPERKAWLANLTLLSITFPIAWHIIEPALALRMISTVVMVSIFSAIFVRVINAQQQKLKLQAITDPLTGLLNRTSLHETLEQAIAQSKRMGISMTLASLDIDHFKAINDAFGHATGDQVLRDISGLLKERLRRVDQVFRIGGEEFLLLFYGSDTESGYLVAEELRHLIGSQPFLPDHSVTVSIGVATLHPKEDWTTWMQRSDDYLYRAKSAGRNQVMCM, encoded by the coding sequence TTGACTCGCCACTCCCCCCAGCAGGCTCACGATTTTTTACATCAATCATCCCTAGGTCTAGCGATTGTCGGCATTGTGCTGATGACACCGTTTTCCATCAACAATTTTCTACAAGGGCGGTATTTACTCGGCGTAGGTGGACTATTAATCAATGGGATTTTTGCCTTCAATACCTGGACCATCACGAAGCGCAATTATTACTCTGATACCCTCACCCTGTGGGTACTGGTGCCCATCGTCATCTTCTTTCTCAACCTGGCATTTATTCAACAGGGGATAATTGGAGTTTTTTGGTGTTATCCCTCTGTTATTGCCTGCTACTTTATGCTGCCAGAGCGAAAAGCCTGGCTTGCCAACCTCACGCTATTGTCAATCACGTTTCCCATTGCCTGGCACATTATTGAGCCCGCCTTGGCCTTGCGGATGATCTCGACGGTAGTGATGGTGAGCATTTTTTCCGCGATTTTTGTTCGAGTGATCAATGCTCAACAACAGAAACTCAAGCTTCAAGCCATCACAGATCCACTGACTGGGTTACTGAACCGAACGTCTCTCCATGAGACCCTTGAGCAAGCTATCGCCCAAAGTAAGCGGATGGGCATTTCTATGACGCTTGCTTCCCTAGATATCGACCATTTTAAGGCCATTAATGATGCCTTTGGCCATGCTACTGGCGACCAAGTGCTGCGGGATATCAGCGGCTTGCTCAAAGAACGATTGCGCCGTGTCGATCAGGTCTTTAGAATTGGAGGCGAAGAATTTCTGTTGCTCTTTTATGGGTCAGATACCGAGAGTGGATATCTGGTCGCGGAAGAACTACGCCATTTAATTGGAAGCCAACCATTTCTCCCGGATCATTCCGTAACGGTCAGCATTGGTGTAGCCACCCTACATCCTAAAGAAGACTGGACGACCTGGATGCAGCGAAGCGATGATTATCTCTATCGGGCCAAATCGGCAGGGCGCAATCAAGTGATGTGCATGTGA
- a CDS encoding peroxiredoxin: protein MKPLRHHLTRICLVLGLIVSLVVAAPAAFAMGGDPPPLDQPAPTFTLPSNTGDGEVSLSDYRGQWVVLYFYPQDFTPGCTVEAQRFQQDLPKYIERNTQVIGVSVDSVDSHAEFCDSEGLKFPLLADEDGSVSKAYGSWMSYFSLRHTYLIDPEGILRQQYVKVRPVIHSEEVLARLDELQAAS from the coding sequence ATGAAACCGCTACGTCATCATTTAACCCGTATCTGTCTTGTTCTGGGGCTAATTGTTTCCCTAGTTGTGGCTGCCCCTGCAGCTTTTGCCATGGGGGGTGACCCACCGCCTCTGGATCAACCTGCACCCACATTCACATTGCCTAGCAATACAGGGGATGGGGAGGTGTCATTATCGGACTATCGAGGTCAGTGGGTGGTTTTATACTTCTACCCCCAAGACTTTACGCCAGGATGTACTGTCGAAGCCCAACGGTTCCAGCAGGACCTACCGAAATATATCGAGCGCAACACCCAAGTCATTGGCGTTAGCGTTGACTCTGTAGACAGTCATGCTGAGTTTTGTGATTCTGAAGGCTTGAAATTTCCCTTGTTAGCCGATGAAGATGGCAGTGTGAGTAAAGCCTATGGATCTTGGATGAGCTACTTTTCCCTACGGCACACTTATTTGATCGATCCAGAGGGAATTCTGCGACAACAGTACGTCAAGGTGCGTCCTGTGATTCATAGCGAAGAAGTGTTAGCCCGCTTAGACGAACTCCAAGCCGCGAGTTAA
- a CDS encoding leucine-rich repeat domain-containing protein codes for MKLQHKKYWLQPGLLCLILSISSAYHWMTSQGAELDVSPSLTAPAPLTASQQKGYLKAQKRIQAAHETKATTLDLQGLGLAELPPDIGQLRHVQIIYLVGNSLQTLPPEIGQLKQLKTLNLSGGNLNRLPPEIGQLSNLQSLNLYKNQLRTLPPEIGQLKQLQRLDIRNNRLSALPPEIGGLQNLKRLTLHHNQLKTLPPEIGELKNLQKLAVDYNQLHRLPVEIGQLENLVSLGLPYNKLKHLPVSIGQLNNLQVLGLNFNQLTHLPPEISQLHRLEVLSLTSNKLQRFPTEIIHLTNLEVLHLGASPESLAFSVQFHLKEEYATTFNQVSSLPPEIGQLTQLQDLNLGSCTLLNLPPEIGQLVNLQMLGLSNNGLMSVPHEIGRLANLQGLELSYNQLKSLPPELKALTRLEYLNLSNNPLPAEVMKQHQQ; via the coding sequence ATGAAACTCCAGCACAAAAAGTATTGGCTACAACCTGGACTGTTGTGCTTGATTCTCTCCATATCTAGTGCGTATCATTGGATGACCAGTCAAGGTGCAGAACTAGATGTTTCCCCTTCTCTGACTGCACCAGCACCGCTTACGGCTTCACAACAAAAAGGCTATCTCAAAGCTCAGAAACGGATTCAAGCTGCCCACGAGACAAAAGCGACAACCCTAGATCTTCAGGGGTTAGGTTTGGCTGAACTCCCACCAGACATTGGTCAATTGCGACATGTTCAAATCATCTACCTTGTGGGCAATAGCTTACAAACGCTACCACCCGAGATCGGGCAGCTCAAACAACTCAAAACCCTCAATCTGTCTGGCGGCAACCTCAATCGCCTGCCTCCAGAAATAGGTCAGTTGTCGAATTTGCAGTCGCTAAACCTCTATAAGAATCAGCTCAGAACCCTTCCACCCGAAATCGGGCAGCTTAAACAACTCCAAAGGCTGGATATTCGCAATAATCGGTTGAGCGCTCTACCCCCAGAGATTGGAGGCTTACAGAACCTAAAACGACTCACTCTGCACCACAACCAACTCAAGACTCTTCCACCAGAGATCGGTGAACTCAAAAACTTACAAAAATTAGCGGTTGATTACAATCAACTACACCGTCTGCCTGTGGAAATCGGTCAACTTGAGAATTTAGTGTCCTTAGGCCTGCCATACAATAAACTCAAGCATCTGCCGGTCAGCATCGGTCAACTGAACAACCTTCAAGTGTTGGGGCTCAATTTCAATCAGTTAACACATCTGCCACCAGAAATTTCACAACTGCACCGCTTAGAAGTACTGAGTCTAACGAGCAATAAACTGCAGCGTTTCCCCACTGAGATTATCCACCTGACCAATCTGGAAGTCCTTCACCTGGGTGCTTCACCAGAAAGCTTGGCATTTAGTGTGCAATTTCACCTCAAGGAAGAATATGCAACTACCTTCAACCAAGTCAGTTCACTCCCTCCCGAGATTGGCCAACTCACTCAGTTGCAGGATCTTAACCTTGGATCTTGTACGTTGCTTAATCTACCCCCCGAAATCGGCCAACTCGTTAACCTACAAATGCTAGGCCTCAGTAATAACGGACTGATGAGCGTACCTCACGAGATCGGCAGACTCGCTAACTTACAGGGACTAGAGCTAAGTTATAACCAACTGAAAAGCTTACCTCCCGAGCTGAAAGCACTCACACGCCTAGAGTATCTAAATTTGTCCAATAATCCTTTACCCGCTGAAGTGATGAAACAACATCAGCAATAA
- a CDS encoding prephenate/arogenate dehydrogenase, translated as MNIGIVGLGLIGGSLAYDFRALGYKVLGVSRQPQTCEDAVKLGAVDVASGDLTSLAPVDVVFICTPVSVIDAIAARLIPHLSQNAILTDVGSVKGSVVKRLTPLWPCFIGGHPMAGSEETGIHAAQSRLFAGNPYILTPTAETPADVIETMKELVSQLDCNLHECSPTVHDRAVAWISHLPKMTSAALITACLSEADSEILQLAQSFASSGFRDTSRVGGGNPELGCMMAQYNREELLRSLHQYRHSLDQLTDVIERSDWSALEDLLNQTQAERPKFL; from the coding sequence ATGAACATTGGCATCGTTGGCCTCGGTTTAATTGGTGGTTCCTTGGCCTATGATTTCCGGGCCTTGGGATATAAAGTGCTAGGCGTGAGTCGCCAGCCCCAAACCTGTGAGGATGCCGTCAAACTGGGAGCTGTCGATGTTGCCAGTGGCGATCTCACTTCTCTGGCTCCCGTGGATGTCGTGTTTATCTGTACCCCGGTGAGTGTGATAGATGCGATCGCAGCCCGTTTAATTCCTCATTTGTCTCAAAATGCGATTCTCACAGATGTCGGCTCTGTCAAAGGATCCGTGGTGAAACGCTTAACCCCCTTATGGCCCTGCTTTATTGGCGGCCACCCCATGGCGGGCAGCGAAGAAACGGGTATTCATGCAGCCCAGTCCCGACTTTTTGCAGGAAATCCCTATATCCTGACGCCGACGGCTGAAACGCCAGCCGATGTGATCGAGACGATGAAAGAGCTAGTCAGCCAGCTAGATTGCAACCTCCATGAATGCTCGCCTACGGTTCATGATCGGGCGGTGGCGTGGATTTCCCACCTGCCTAAAATGACTAGTGCAGCTTTAATTACCGCTTGCTTAAGTGAAGCAGATTCAGAGATTCTACAACTCGCCCAATCTTTTGCCAGCTCTGGCTTTCGAGATACCAGTCGCGTGGGGGGTGGCAACCCGGAACTGGGCTGCATGATGGCTCAGTACAACCGGGAAGAACTGTTGCGATCGCTCCACCAATACCGCCACAGTCTCGATCAGCTTACAGATGTTATTGAACGGTCAGACTGGTCAGCTTTAGAAGATCTTTTGAATCAAACTCAGGCAGAACGACCTAAATTCTTATAA
- a CDS encoding adenine phosphoribosyltransferase, producing MDLKSLIRDIPDFPKPGILFRDITTLLQNPDGLRYVIDQFTDDYSDQSIDYVVGIESRGFIFGAPLAYQLGAGFVPVRKPGKLPAAIHAQEYELEYGTDRLEIHQDACPAGSRVLVVDDLLATGGTAAATAQLLEPLGCTLVGFGFIIELTGLAGRQKLPDCSVNVLVEY from the coding sequence ATGGATCTCAAATCACTGATTCGCGATATTCCCGATTTTCCCAAGCCTGGCATTTTGTTTCGGGACATTACGACCTTGTTGCAAAATCCTGATGGTCTTCGTTATGTCATCGATCAATTTACGGATGATTATAGTGATCAATCCATTGATTATGTGGTGGGGATAGAGTCGCGGGGGTTTATTTTTGGTGCCCCGTTGGCCTATCAACTTGGGGCTGGCTTTGTCCCGGTTCGCAAACCCGGCAAGCTCCCTGCCGCCATCCATGCCCAAGAATATGAACTGGAGTACGGCACTGATCGCCTGGAAATTCACCAAGATGCTTGTCCTGCAGGTAGTCGCGTGCTGGTTGTGGATGACCTCCTCGCCACCGGAGGGACGGCTGCGGCAACGGCTCAGCTTCTCGAACCCCTAGGCTGCACGCTGGTCGGATTTGGGTTTATTATCGAGCTGACGGGCTTAGCAGGGCGACAAAAGCTGCCCGATTGTTCCGTTAATGTGTTGGTGGAGTACTAG
- a CDS encoding DUF3038 domain-containing protein, whose product MQADSPTEQFTSPILKALPDPDVPAQVCPRRTRIQLDFVLLAIEALDLYASELMLMSLEELQLQDVIENRVDFWQSRNTNPLRRSHQRDSLSLDKAKALVAVGCHIARRQTAQVRQLLNVQRQLAEKQLTPDHSVPLANYLERFRRHFRSRMNPNRTAIAAYKDNDRLDELALSLLEQVLFCTGTAGMERFWSSLFDGEVA is encoded by the coding sequence ATGCAAGCCGATAGCCCCACTGAACAATTTACTTCCCCTATTCTGAAGGCGTTGCCAGACCCAGATGTCCCTGCCCAGGTCTGTCCGCGACGAACCCGAATTCAGCTCGATTTTGTGTTGCTGGCCATCGAAGCATTAGACCTCTATGCCTCGGAATTAATGTTGATGAGCTTGGAAGAACTGCAGCTCCAAGATGTGATCGAAAATCGGGTGGACTTTTGGCAGTCTCGCAATACCAATCCCCTACGGCGCTCTCATCAGCGCGACTCCCTGAGCTTAGATAAAGCCAAAGCCTTGGTGGCCGTAGGATGTCACATCGCTCGTCGCCAAACCGCCCAGGTCCGACAGCTTTTAAATGTACAGCGGCAACTCGCTGAGAAACAGCTGACGCCCGATCACAGTGTGCCGTTAGCCAATTATTTAGAACGATTTCGCCGTCATTTCCGCAGTCGGATGAATCCCAATCGTACGGCTATTGCGGCTTACAAAGACAATGACCGGCTGGATGAGCTGGCTTTGAGTCTGCTGGAACAAGTGCTATTTTGTACCGGAACAGCCGGAATGGAACGATTTTGGTCTAGTCTGTTTGATGGAGAAGTGGCCTAA
- a CDS encoding DUF4335 domain-containing protein → MTIQRPFILPNCTLNLEGISNSITDAALGESLDVLLRLECQFGDLKKPLIGGLDLLNSLIQATNQCTQSWMSGVPHRRLAKLNQDQSAVHLLPKEEDGFELTIPLELLNEAPSDTDDPVRVGLTTIQLFDLVEALDQLLADQQTLPNLSLAVRPLSRSEAVSGQALQKSTSAVLGAASVAIAASIFYLLPVPKASPPPKDPPKTAPTSTESPAPGTAPPGVPPIQVSPSPGESPAASPSPENTEASPSPEASPEPEASP, encoded by the coding sequence ATGACCATCCAACGCCCATTTATTCTGCCCAACTGCACCCTCAACCTCGAAGGCATTAGTAACTCAATCACAGATGCCGCCCTCGGAGAATCCTTAGATGTGCTCCTACGTCTAGAGTGCCAATTTGGGGATTTAAAAAAACCCCTGATCGGCGGTCTGGATCTGCTCAATAGCCTGATTCAAGCCACGAATCAATGTACTCAATCCTGGATGAGTGGTGTCCCCCATCGTCGCTTGGCAAAGCTGAACCAAGATCAGTCTGCGGTTCACCTGTTACCCAAGGAAGAAGATGGGTTTGAACTGACCATTCCCTTAGAACTCCTCAACGAAGCCCCCAGCGATACCGACGATCCAGTGCGAGTGGGCTTAACCACGATCCAGCTGTTTGATCTCGTGGAAGCCTTAGATCAACTCTTGGCCGATCAACAAACCCTGCCCAATCTATCCCTGGCTGTACGACCCTTGTCTCGCTCAGAAGCAGTGTCGGGCCAAGCCCTGCAAAAATCCACGTCTGCCGTATTGGGTGCAGCCAGTGTTGCGATCGCAGCCTCGATCTTCTACCTCCTACCCGTTCCCAAAGCCAGCCCACCGCCGAAGGATCCTCCTAAAACCGCACCCACCAGCACAGAAAGCCCCGCACCAGGGACCGCACCTCCTGGCGTTCCACCAATACAGGTCTCCCCCTCTCCAGGTGAATCCCCTGCCGCCTCTCCCAGTCCGGAGAATACGGAGGCATCGCCAAGTCCAGAGGCTTCGCCCGAACCAGAAGCATCTCCTTAA